In Mixta intestinalis, the following are encoded in one genomic region:
- a CDS encoding CDP-alcohol phosphatidyltransferase family protein: protein MTLYSIKPAFQALLRPLMFFLDQHGVTANHITLTAIIMSLFAGALLIIIPYHEIFFLLPAVLFIRMALNALDGMLARECNQASRLGAILNEIGDVISDIALYLPFIFVAGSQFWLVLALLFGTVLTEFCGLLAQTLNQTRSYAGPLGKSDRALLFGCWGLCLALWPTLAPWSNLVWIAAILLLIWTAINRCRSAMVQESER, encoded by the coding sequence ATGACCTTATATTCCATTAAGCCTGCCTTTCAGGCATTGCTACGCCCGTTAATGTTTTTTTTAGACCAGCACGGCGTAACGGCGAATCATATTACGCTTACCGCTATTATCATGTCGTTATTTGCCGGGGCGCTGCTAATTATTATTCCCTACCATGAGATTTTCTTTTTGCTGCCTGCGGTTTTATTTATTCGTATGGCGCTTAATGCACTGGACGGGATGCTTGCCAGGGAGTGCAACCAGGCAAGCCGCCTGGGAGCAATATTGAATGAAATCGGCGATGTTATTTCAGATATTGCGCTCTATCTGCCGTTTATTTTTGTTGCCGGGAGCCAGTTCTGGCTGGTGCTGGCGCTGTTGTTTGGCACTGTGCTGACCGAGTTTTGCGGCCTGCTGGCGCAGACGCTGAACCAGACGCGTAGCTACGCCGGGCCGCTTGGCAAAAGCGATCGTGCGCTGCTTTTTGGCTGTTGGGGACTATGCCTTGCGCTCTGGCCAACGCTGGCACCCTGGAGCAATCTGGTCTGGATCGCGGCGATTCTGCTGCTGATCTGGACGGCAATTAACCGCTGCCGTAGTGCGATGGTGCAGGAGTCAGAAAGATGA
- the efeU gene encoding iron uptake transporter permease EfeU, with product MFVPFLIMLREGLEAALIVSLIASYLKRTRRTRWFGAMWAGVFIAAAICLALGLFINATTGEFPQKQQELFEGLVAAIAVIILTWMVFWMRKVSRNVRAQLEEAVDQALQKSGGGWALVLMVFLAVAREGLESVFFLLAAFTQDVGIAPPLGAVLGLLSAVIIGALIYWGGVRLNLAKFFKWSSLFIIFVAAGLAAGAIRAFHEAGLWNHFQDVAFDLSTTLSTHTLSGTLLEGLLGYQEAPTVSEVAVWLLYLIPALLLFFMPARPTSRALSQ from the coding sequence ATGTTTGTTCCATTTCTGATTATGTTGCGCGAGGGGCTGGAAGCCGCGCTGATTGTCAGCCTGATCGCCAGCTACCTGAAGCGTACCCGGCGTACCCGCTGGTTTGGCGCAATGTGGGCGGGGGTGTTTATCGCCGCCGCGATCTGCCTGGCGCTTGGCCTGTTTATCAACGCCACCACCGGTGAATTCCCCCAGAAACAGCAGGAGCTGTTTGAAGGGCTGGTGGCGGCGATTGCGGTGATTATCCTTACCTGGATGGTGTTCTGGATGCGCAAAGTGTCGCGTAACGTCAGGGCGCAGCTGGAAGAGGCGGTCGATCAGGCGCTGCAAAAAAGTGGCGGCGGCTGGGCGCTGGTGCTGATGGTATTTCTTGCCGTGGCGCGTGAAGGGCTGGAGTCGGTCTTTTTCTTACTGGCTGCGTTTACTCAGGATGTCGGTATCGCGCCACCGCTGGGTGCGGTGCTGGGATTGCTCAGCGCAGTAATTATCGGCGCGCTGATCTACTGGGGCGGTGTCAGATTGAACCTGGCGAAATTCTTCAAATGGAGCAGCCTGTTTATCATTTTTGTCGCCGCCGGGCTGGCTGCCGGGGCGATTCGCGCCTTCCACGAAGCGGGCCTCTGGAACCATTTTCAGGACGTTGCTTTCGATCTCAGCACGACGCTTTCCACGCATACGCTTTCTGGCACGCTGCTGGAAGGGCTGCTGGGCTACCAGGAAGCGCCTACCGTCAGCGAGGTAGCGGTTTGGCTGCTCTATCTGATTCCAGCGCTGCTGCTGTTTTTTATGCCTGCCCGCCCGACGTCGCGCGCGCTGAGCCAGTAA
- the efeB gene encoding iron uptake transporter deferrochelatase/peroxidase subunit has protein sequence MAKMNDAAMPSRRRLLKGFGLLGGAAIAGSCPVSGATGERFSPGALSPATREDRQPFYGAHQAGIVTPQQAAMMLVAFDVLASDKADLVRLCQLLTDRIAFLTQGGEAPPTDNPRLPPLDSGILGAHIWPDNLTITVSVGASLFDERYGLAALKPVRLQTMTRFPNDALDASFCHGDLLLQICANTHDTVIHALRDIVKHTPDLLSIRWRREGFISDHAARSRGRETPINLLGFKDGTANPDTANSALMEQIVWVTPEQGEPAWAGGGSYQAVRIIQFRVEFWDRTPLGEQQTIFGREKLSGAPLGMQHEHDEPDYRQDPEGKVIPLDAHIRLANPRTPQTQSSLMLRRGYSYSAGVTAAGQLDMGLLFVCYQHDLEKGFLTVQQRLNGEALEEYIKPIGGGYFFVLPGVKNNQHYLAQPLLEA, from the coding sequence ATGGCGAAAATGAACGATGCGGCGATGCCTTCACGCCGTCGTCTGTTAAAAGGTTTTGGCCTGCTGGGCGGGGCAGCGATCGCCGGTAGCTGCCCGGTCAGCGGCGCGACCGGCGAACGTTTTTCACCGGGAGCGCTTTCACCTGCGACGAGAGAGGATCGCCAGCCGTTTTACGGCGCGCATCAGGCCGGGATCGTCACGCCGCAGCAGGCGGCGATGATGCTGGTTGCTTTCGATGTGCTGGCGAGCGATAAGGCAGATCTGGTGCGGCTGTGTCAGCTGCTTACCGACCGCATCGCATTTCTTACCCAGGGCGGCGAGGCACCGCCAACCGACAATCCGCGGCTGCCGCCGCTGGATTCCGGTATTCTTGGCGCACATATCTGGCCGGATAATCTGACGATAACCGTCTCGGTGGGCGCGTCGCTGTTTGACGAGCGCTACGGTCTGGCGGCGCTGAAGCCCGTGCGGTTACAGACCATGACGCGTTTTCCGAACGATGCGCTGGATGCCAGCTTTTGCCACGGCGATCTGCTGTTGCAAATTTGCGCCAACACCCACGACACGGTGATTCATGCGCTGCGCGATATCGTGAAACATACGCCTGATTTGCTCAGCATACGCTGGCGACGTGAAGGTTTTATTTCAGATCACGCGGCACGCAGCCGGGGCAGGGAAACGCCGATCAATCTGCTGGGCTTTAAGGATGGCACCGCCAATCCTGACACGGCGAATAGCGCGCTGATGGAGCAAATTGTATGGGTGACGCCGGAGCAGGGTGAACCCGCCTGGGCTGGCGGCGGCAGCTATCAGGCGGTGCGCATCATTCAGTTTCGCGTTGAGTTTTGGGATCGCACGCCGCTTGGCGAGCAGCAGACCATTTTCGGGCGTGAAAAGCTGAGCGGCGCACCGCTCGGCATGCAGCATGAGCATGACGAGCCGGACTATCGTCAGGACCCGGAAGGAAAGGTTATTCCGCTGGACGCCCACATTCGTCTGGCCAACCCGCGCACGCCGCAAACGCAAAGCAGCCTGATGCTGCGGCGCGGCTACAGCTATTCCGCCGGGGTTACCGCCGCCGGACAGCTGGATATGGGATTGCTGTTTGTCTGCTATCAGCACGATTTAGAAAAAGGCTTTTTAACGGTACAGCAACGGCTAAACGGCGAAGCGCTGGAGGAATATATTAAACCGATCGGCGGCGGCTATTTCTTTGTGCTGCCCGGCGTAAAAAATAATCAACATTATCTGGCACAGCCGCTACTGGAAGCCTGA
- a CDS encoding P-loop ATPase, Sll1717 family encodes MDRLGVNLDLFYKMLWRHILIIELVRLRYKIKNEEDNESFFRGLVERFNRDEIKQKAIAYFREWGDKFWLDTDEQLKQITRKLEDETKANLELKYSGIDVSLNGASKLSDEQKTEVTQRASQVVSSLQIKKLNEMLDMLAEYSFKDSQKHYYLLIDQLDEDWADTHTRCKFIRALIEEVKGFRKIRHVKILVALRKDLIDMVFGKTRGAGFQEEKYESYILQIQWSRDELNDLVQKRVRETFKRVYTNDQVTIKDIFPEARKAAHGKTAMEYILERTLLRPRDILQFINETFKAGYDKDKITWKLIYEAEKIYSEKRLKSLKEEWGETYPSFEETIEILRGRGSTFNYIDFKNSQFDSVITKLSTKQNEDPCVITAKNFLQVTGSTENDVLNAILACLYKVGAVGIKLETNNSFIWSYRNKSAISIGEAERASQIKIHKMLHRALDINSNSGNV; translated from the coding sequence ATGGACAGGTTAGGGGTTAATTTAGATTTGTTTTATAAAATGCTATGGCGGCATATTTTAATAATAGAATTAGTCAGGCTTAGATATAAAATAAAAAATGAAGAAGACAATGAAAGTTTTTTTAGAGGCTTGGTCGAAAGGTTCAATCGTGATGAAATTAAGCAGAAGGCAATAGCTTACTTTAGAGAATGGGGTGATAAATTCTGGTTAGATACAGATGAACAATTAAAACAAATTACAAGAAAGCTTGAGGATGAGACTAAAGCTAACTTGGAACTAAAATATTCAGGAATCGATGTTTCTTTAAATGGGGCAAGCAAACTTAGTGATGAACAAAAAACTGAAGTAACTCAAAGAGCAAGCCAAGTCGTAAGCAGTTTGCAGATTAAAAAATTGAATGAAATGTTAGATATGCTAGCTGAGTATTCTTTTAAAGACTCGCAAAAGCATTATTATCTGCTGATAGATCAACTTGATGAGGATTGGGCTGATACTCATACAAGATGCAAATTCATCAGAGCCTTAATTGAAGAAGTAAAAGGATTTAGAAAGATAAGACATGTCAAAATATTGGTTGCCCTTAGAAAAGATTTAATAGATATGGTTTTTGGTAAGACGCGTGGAGCTGGTTTCCAGGAAGAAAAATACGAGTCATATATCCTGCAAATTCAATGGAGTCGTGATGAGCTAAATGATCTTGTCCAAAAAAGAGTAAGGGAGACATTCAAGCGTGTATACACAAACGACCAAGTAACTATCAAAGATATTTTTCCGGAAGCAAGAAAGGCTGCTCATGGGAAAACTGCGATGGAGTATATATTAGAGAGAACCCTACTTAGGCCAAGAGATATACTTCAGTTCATAAATGAAACGTTCAAGGCTGGATATGATAAAGATAAAATTACATGGAAATTAATCTATGAAGCTGAAAAAATATATTCAGAAAAAAGACTCAAATCTTTAAAGGAAGAGTGGGGAGAGACTTACCCTTCTTTTGAAGAGACAATTGAGATATTGAGAGGTAGGGGATCTACTTTCAATTATATTGATTTCAAAAATTCTCAATTTGACTCAGTAATTACTAAACTATCTACTAAACAAAATGAAGATCCTTGTGTTATAACAGCAAAGAATTTTCTTCAGGTTACGGGCTCTACAGAAAATGACGTATTGAATGCTATTTTAGCATGCCTGTATAAAGTAGGTGCTGTTGGTATAAAGTTAGAAACAAACAATTCCTTCATTTGGTCTTACAGAAATAAAAGCGCAATATCAATAGGTGAGGCGGAGCGAGCTAGTCAAATAAAAATACATAAAATGTTACATAGGGCGCTAGATATTAACTCCAACTCTGGCAATGTTTAA
- the efeO gene encoding iron uptake system protein EfeO, whose translation MKIFNCRHTVLASLLACSAASAADIPQVNISVNDKQCEPMALTVAAGKTQFIIRNNSQKGLEWEILKGVMVVEERENIAPGFTQKLTANLVPGEYEMTCGLLSNPKGKLIVKSAAGQESGDQPALMQLSGAVSAYKSWVMAEVTQLVSGTKDFTDAVKAGDLAKAQSLYAPTRQHYERIEPIAELFSDLDGSIDAREDDYEQKAEDPKFTGFHRLEKALFGDRSTRGMTNYADRLYQDTLELQKRISELAFPPGKVVGGAAGLIEEVAASKISGEEERYSRTDLWDFQANVDGAQKIVNLLRPQLEKANPQLLSQIDGNFKKVDAILSKYRTQQGFASYEKLTLTDRNRLKGPVTALAEDLALLRGTLGLD comes from the coding sequence ATGAAAATCTTTAACTGCCGCCATACCGTGCTGGCCTCTCTGCTGGCCTGTTCCGCTGCCTCCGCCGCTGATATTCCGCAGGTTAACATCAGCGTTAACGATAAACAGTGCGAGCCGATGGCGCTGACCGTCGCGGCGGGTAAAACGCAATTTATTATCCGCAATAACAGCCAGAAAGGGCTGGAGTGGGAAATTCTGAAGGGCGTGATGGTGGTTGAGGAGCGGGAAAATATCGCACCGGGCTTCACGCAGAAGCTGACCGCTAATCTGGTGCCCGGCGAATATGAGATGACCTGCGGCCTGCTCAGCAATCCGAAAGGAAAGCTGATCGTTAAATCGGCGGCGGGGCAGGAGAGCGGCGACCAGCCAGCGCTGATGCAGCTAAGCGGCGCCGTCAGCGCCTATAAAAGCTGGGTGATGGCAGAGGTTACGCAGCTGGTCAGCGGCACCAAAGATTTTACCGATGCGGTGAAGGCGGGCGATCTGGCAAAAGCGCAATCGCTGTATGCGCCAACGCGCCAGCACTATGAACGTATCGAGCCGATTGCCGAGCTGTTCTCCGATCTGGATGGCAGCATTGACGCGCGCGAAGATGATTATGAGCAGAAAGCGGAAGATCCGAAATTCACCGGCTTCCACCGCCTGGAAAAAGCGCTGTTTGGCGATCGCAGCACTCGCGGTATGACGAACTACGCCGATCGCCTTTATCAGGATACGCTGGAGCTGCAAAAGCGTATCAGCGAACTGGCTTTCCCGCCGGGTAAAGTGGTAGGTGGCGCGGCTGGCCTGATTGAGGAAGTGGCGGCGAGTAAAATCTCCGGCGAAGAGGAACGTTACAGCCGTACCGATCTGTGGGATTTTCAGGCCAACGTTGACGGCGCGCAGAAGATCGTCAACCTGCTACGTCCGCAGCTGGAAAAAGCCAATCCGCAGCTTTTAAGTCAAATCGACGGCAACTTTAAAAAGGTGGATGCGATTCTGTCTAAATATCGCACCCAGCAGGGATTCGCCTCTTATGAAAAACTCACCCTGACCGATCGCAACCGTCTGAAAGGGCCGGTTACCGCGCTGGCAGAAGATCTGGCGCTGCTGCGCGGCACGCTGGGGCTGGATTAA
- the phoH gene encoding phosphate starvation-inducible protein PhoH: protein MGRQKAVIKARREARRVLRSDSRSHRQREEESVTSLVQMGGLDAIGMACDSRDRAPIEARNDAQAHYLNAIETKQLIFATGEAGCGKTWISAAKAAEALIHKDVDRIIVTRPVLQADEDLGFLPGDISEKFAPYFRPVYDVLVKRLGSSFMQYCLRPEIGKVEIAPFAYMRGRTFENAVVILDEAQNVTAAQMKMFLTRLGENVTVIVNGDVTQCDLPAGVTSGLADALDRFTEDEMVGVVRFGQEDCVRSALCQRALHAYG, encoded by the coding sequence ATGGGAAGACAGAAAGCAGTGATCAAAGCGCGTCGTGAAGCACGTCGGGTGCTACGGAGCGATTCACGCAGCCATCGGCAGCGTGAGGAAGAATCGGTCACCTCGCTGGTGCAAATGGGTGGGCTGGATGCGATCGGCATGGCGTGCGATTCACGCGACCGTGCGCCGATTGAAGCCCGAAATGATGCTCAGGCGCACTATCTCAACGCCATAGAGACAAAACAGCTGATCTTCGCCACCGGTGAAGCCGGCTGCGGCAAAACCTGGATCAGCGCCGCAAAAGCGGCCGAAGCCCTGATTCATAAGGATGTGGACAGAATCATCGTTACCCGACCGGTATTGCAGGCGGATGAAGATCTCGGCTTTTTGCCGGGTGATATCTCAGAAAAATTCGCCCCTTATTTTCGCCCGGTCTACGACGTTCTGGTTAAACGTCTTGGCTCTTCCTTTATGCAATATTGCCTGCGTCCCGAAATCGGTAAGGTGGAGATTGCGCCCTTTGCCTATATGCGTGGACGTACCTTCGAAAATGCCGTGGTGATCCTTGATGAAGCGCAAAACGTCACCGCCGCGCAGATGAAAATGTTTCTGACTCGCCTGGGCGAAAACGTCACGGTGATTGTGAATGGCGATGTAACGCAGTGCGATTTGCCCGCAGGCGTGACATCAGGACTGGCCGACGCGCTCGATCGTTTCACTGAAGATGAGATGGTAGGTGTGGTGCGGTTTGGACAAGAGGATTGCGTGCGTTCCGCGCTTTGCCAGCGCGCGCTGCACGCTTACGGTTGA
- the ycgZ gene encoding regulatory protein YcgZ → MRQDGYQASPASDLARYFSNAALPTQQETLGKIVVEILHAGKNLNRKAICTKLLRRLEVAGSAEEEQHYKELIRLLFVSDA, encoded by the coding sequence ATGCGTCAGGACGGATACCAGGCTTCACCCGCGAGCGACCTTGCCCGTTATTTCAGCAATGCCGCTCTGCCCACCCAGCAGGAAACATTGGGTAAGATCGTGGTTGAGATTCTGCATGCGGGTAAAAATCTTAATCGCAAGGCAATCTGTACCAAGCTGCTCCGTCGTCTGGAAGTCGCTGGCAGCGCTGAAGAAGAACAGCATTACAAAGAGCTTATTCGTCTGCTTTTTGTCAGCGATGCCTGA
- a CDS encoding MetQ/NlpA family ABC transporter substrate-binding protein, translating into MIKQTLFALAGLSLLVAQSLKAAPLRIAADPVPHAEILEYVKQIDPKLDLDIIELSGGVNANELLASGDVDANYFQHLPYLKDQEKALGKTFSVVADVHIEPLGIYSHRVKSLADLPQGANIAVPNNTTNLSRALRLLEDKGLIHLKALDNSGATLVTPQDITDNPKEIKIVEIESPQLPRALDDVDAAVINGNYALEAGLTPAKDALGLESAAHNPYGNLLVTTPQLAKDARIAQLAKDLTSPQVAAFIRQHYNGSVIPVTDEQHD; encoded by the coding sequence ATGATTAAGCAGACCCTTTTTGCCCTTGCCGGGCTCTCATTACTGGTTGCCCAGAGTCTGAAAGCCGCACCGCTGCGTATCGCCGCCGATCCGGTGCCGCACGCGGAAATTCTGGAGTATGTGAAGCAAATCGATCCGAAGCTGGATCTCGACATCATCGAGCTAAGCGGCGGCGTTAATGCCAATGAACTGCTGGCGTCGGGCGATGTGGATGCCAACTATTTCCAGCATCTGCCCTACCTGAAAGATCAGGAGAAGGCGCTGGGCAAAACGTTCAGCGTCGTGGCCGATGTGCATATTGAACCGCTCGGCATCTACTCGCATCGGGTAAAAAGTCTGGCGGATCTGCCGCAGGGTGCAAACATTGCGGTGCCGAATAACACCACCAACCTGAGCCGTGCGCTACGGCTGCTGGAGGATAAAGGGCTGATTCACCTGAAGGCGCTGGATAATAGCGGCGCAACGCTGGTGACGCCGCAGGACATCACCGATAACCCGAAAGAGATCAAGATTGTTGAGATTGAATCGCCGCAGCTGCCGCGCGCGCTGGATGACGTGGATGCTGCGGTGATTAACGGCAACTACGCGCTGGAGGCGGGTCTGACGCCAGCGAAAGATGCGCTGGGTCTGGAATCCGCCGCCCATAACCCTTACGGCAATCTGCTGGTCACCACGCCACAGCTGGCAAAAGACGCGCGCATCGCCCAGCTGGCGAAAGATCTGACCTCGCCACAGGTAGCGGCATTTATCCGTCAGCACTACAACGGCTCGGTGATCCCGGTTACGGATGAACAGCATGATTAA
- a CDS encoding phosphatidate cytidylyltransferase — protein sequence MTLLIKSLAVIFALLLLATFITALLVWRRPEKNWRELRLRIRTWWIIIILFSLAMASPRWLALLFFALVSFLALKEFLTLIAFCRFDRIPLLWMFIAIPINYWLVGMNWYGLFIIFIPVWFFLLLPARMVMTGNTHAFLSSVSMLHWGLMTTVFAFGHVACLLVLPGNNSEEGALLVLFLVGLTEFNDIMQYLWGKLLGRIKITPKVSPNKTLAGLLGGIVSTAVAALFVGPILTPLGWDMALLAGVIIGISGFYGDIVMSAIKRDIGVKDSGSLLPGHGGILDRLDSLIFTAPVFFHFIRYFSY from the coding sequence ATGACGCTGCTGATAAAATCGCTGGCGGTTATTTTTGCGCTGCTGTTGCTGGCTACCTTTATTACCGCGCTGCTGGTCTGGCGGCGTCCGGAAAAAAACTGGCGTGAGCTGCGATTGCGTATCCGCACATGGTGGATCATCATTATATTATTTTCGCTGGCCATGGCCAGCCCACGCTGGCTGGCGCTGCTGTTCTTTGCGCTGGTGAGTTTCCTCGCGCTGAAAGAGTTTCTTACCCTGATTGCGTTTTGCCGTTTCGATCGCATTCCTCTGCTGTGGATGTTTATCGCTATTCCTATTAATTACTGGCTGGTGGGCATGAACTGGTATGGATTATTTATCATCTTCATTCCGGTTTGGTTCTTTCTGCTTCTGCCTGCGCGCATGGTAATGACCGGCAATACCCACGCTTTTTTAAGCAGCGTATCCATGCTGCACTGGGGGCTAATGACCACCGTATTTGCCTTTGGTCACGTTGCCTGTTTGCTGGTGTTGCCGGGGAATAACAGCGAAGAGGGCGCGCTGCTGGTGTTGTTTCTGGTCGGGCTCACTGAGTTTAACGATATTATGCAATACCTGTGGGGGAAACTGCTGGGGAGAATTAAGATAACGCCGAAGGTCAGCCCAAATAAAACGCTGGCCGGGCTGCTGGGCGGTATTGTCAGCACCGCCGTCGCCGCGCTGTTTGTCGGGCCGATTTTAACGCCATTAGGCTGGGATATGGCGCTACTGGCTGGCGTGATTATCGGTATTAGCGGTTTTTACGGCGATATCGTGATGTCCGCTATTAAGCGCGATATTGGCGTAAAAGACAGCGGTTCGCTGCTGCCGGGACACGGCGGCATTCTCGATCGGCTGGATTCACTGATTTTTACCGCGCCGGTCTTTTTTCATTTTATCCGTTACTTTAGTTACTGA
- a CDS encoding 1-acyl-sn-glycerol-3-phosphate acyltransferase, with protein MFTRLVVWPVIWLWLTVKYSERLSQQGPKIIVANHNSHMDMFVLLSLFSLRTQQKVHPVAAADDYPRNNYLAWFTLNILNYDITCCFNTYITFVYKKIAFST; from the coding sequence TTGTTCACACGCTTGGTGGTCTGGCCGGTTATCTGGCTGTGGCTAACGGTCAAATATAGCGAGCGATTATCGCAGCAGGGGCCAAAGATAATTGTCGCCAATCATAACAGCCATATGGATATGTTTGTTTTACTTTCGTTGTTTTCGCTGCGCACGCAACAGAAAGTGCATCCGGTAGCCGCTGCCGATGATTACCCGCGCAATAACTATCTGGCGTGGTTCACGTTGAATATCCTGAATTACGACATAACCTGTTGTTTTAACACTTACATTACGTTTGTGTACAAAAAAATAGCGTTTTCTACATGA
- a CDS encoding ASCH domain-containing protein encodes MNAIEELKIKYPGANASQIGDSPELANELADLIVKGIKTASCGSFASYQQEETAPRIGSYNIILDGQGVPVCVIRLVSMRLIRFCDVTGEFARKEGEGDLSLEYWRKEHQRFFTEEGSFSEDMELIAEEFEVVEVL; translated from the coding sequence ATGAACGCTATTGAGGAGTTAAAAATAAAATACCCAGGCGCGAATGCTTCGCAAATAGGTGACAGCCCGGAACTGGCTAACGAGCTTGCAGACCTTATTGTTAAAGGGATTAAAACGGCCTCATGTGGCTCTTTTGCTTCTTATCAGCAGGAAGAAACTGCTCCCAGGATTGGCAGTTATAACATCATCCTTGATGGTCAGGGTGTACCTGTATGCGTTATCAGATTGGTTTCGATGCGACTAATACGATTTTGTGATGTTACCGGAGAGTTTGCTCGCAAGGAAGGTGAAGGCGATTTAAGCCTTGAATACTGGAGAAAAGAACATCAGCGATTTTTTACGGAGGAAGGTTCTTTTTCTGAAGATATGGAACTGATCGCTGAAGAGTTTGAGGTAGTTGAGGTTCTCTGA
- a CDS encoding isopenicillin N synthase family dioxygenase has product MSHTASLTLPVIDFSLLSGQGAPRQRVINQLRQTARDVGFFYLVNHRVEQSLLDEVQRVARAFFALPQQEKLKVEMANSPHFRGYNLAGVEITRSQPDFREQFDVGAERDALPVTPDAPAWQRMQGPNQWPEALPELQQVITRWQQEMTQVALELLRALAEALQLPRHAFDNLYGTYPNEHIKLIRYPGRSDAESRQGVGAHKDSGFLTLLLQDDQPGLEVELSPDNWVAASPLPGSFVVNIGELLELATNGYLRATVHRVVSPRPDLERLSAAFFLGAQLDAVVPVYQLPETLARQAQGPTSDPLNPLLREVGWNYLKGRLRSHPEVAQRFYPEQRLPQ; this is encoded by the coding sequence ATGAGCCACACCGCTTCATTAACGCTCCCGGTAATCGATTTCTCGCTGCTCTCAGGCCAGGGCGCGCCGCGCCAGCGGGTTATCAATCAGCTGCGTCAGACCGCCCGCGATGTCGGATTCTTCTACCTGGTTAATCACCGTGTTGAGCAGTCGCTGTTGGATGAGGTACAGCGCGTCGCTCGCGCCTTTTTCGCCCTGCCGCAGCAGGAGAAGCTGAAGGTGGAGATGGCGAACTCACCCCATTTTCGCGGCTATAACCTTGCTGGCGTGGAGATCACCCGCAGCCAGCCCGATTTCCGCGAGCAGTTCGATGTCGGTGCCGAGCGTGACGCCCTGCCGGTCACGCCAGATGCGCCCGCCTGGCAGCGGATGCAGGGGCCAAATCAGTGGCCAGAGGCGTTGCCGGAGCTACAACAGGTGATTACCCGCTGGCAGCAGGAGATGACGCAGGTGGCGCTGGAACTGCTACGCGCGCTGGCCGAAGCGCTACAGCTGCCGCGTCATGCCTTTGATAACCTCTACGGTACTTATCCCAACGAGCATATCAAGCTGATTCGCTATCCGGGACGCAGCGACGCAGAATCCCGTCAGGGCGTGGGCGCACATAAAGATTCCGGCTTCCTGACGCTGCTGCTCCAGGACGATCAGCCCGGCCTGGAGGTAGAGCTGTCGCCCGATAACTGGGTCGCCGCCTCGCCGCTGCCGGGTTCTTTCGTGGTGAATATCGGCGAGCTGCTGGAGCTGGCAACCAACGGCTATCTGCGCGCCACCGTTCATCGTGTGGTATCACCACGCCCCGATCTCGAACGCCTGTCGGCGGCCTTCTTCCTCGGCGCGCAGCTGGATGCGGTGGTGCCGGTTTATCAGCTACCGGAGACCCTGGCGCGTCAGGCACAGGGGCCGACCAGCGATCCGCTTAATCCACTGCTGCGCGAAGTGGGCTGGAACTACCTCAAAGGCCGACTGCGTTCACATCCTGAAGTGGCGCAGCGTTTCTATCCCGAACAGCGCCTGCCGCAATAA